The DNA segment AGTGTAGAAGTTCGGCAGTCCGTACCAATACTGGTAATTCGTGCCCATATCGAGGCGCAGCAGGCTGGCTTCCTGATAATTCCCCAGTGAACCCAGCGGGCTAAGCCCTGCCGCTTTCAGCGTAAAGAGCGGGTACTTGGTTTTGAAGCCATTCTCAAGCAACGGCGCTTGACCGGTTGCCGGTATAGCTATTGGCGCGCCTTTGGTCCAGCCATGTGCTTTGAAGTAATTGGCCACACTGCCGATAGCATCAATCGGATCCCAAAGGTTAGCGTGTCCGTCACCGTTAAAGTCCACAGCATAATCACGGTAAGACGACGGCATGAACTGGCCGTAACCCATCGCACCGGCAAAGGAACCGCGCAGACTCAGCGGATCGTCACCTTCACGACGCGACATCAACAGGAACGTTTCCAGCTCGCCGGAGAAATATTCAGCCCGGCGCGGATACGCAAAGGATAGGGTCGCCAGCGCATCGATAATGCGGGTTTTACCCATTACGCGGCCCCAGCGAGTTTCCACGCCGATAATACCGACAATAATTTCTGGCGGCACACCGTAAACCTGCTCAGCACGTTGCAGCGCATCCTGATATTGGTTCCAAAACACCACACCATTCTGGACATTGTCCGGCGTAATGAATTTACTGCGATAACGGTTCCATGCCCCGTTAGGTACAGTCGACGGCCCACCTGACGGCGCCTGTTGGTCCATCAACCTGAGCACAAAACCTAAACGTTTTGTTTGCGCCAACACATCGTGCAGTTGCTGACGGTCAAATCCATGTTCGCGAACCATTTTATCGACAAACTGATTCATCGCCGGATCGTAGGCAAAGTCGCCGTTCTGGACTGCACCGGTATGTTCAGCCTGCAACAAAAAACCGCCGCTGGGTGCCGCATTGGTGCTGGCATTTCTTCCATCAGAGAAAGGGTTGCGTGGGCCATCAGGCTGAGCCGGAGGCTTATTACTGCTACAAGCAGAAAGTGTTAAAACCAGGGGAAGAATGACAGCCAGGAGGCGCATCGGATATCCGTAACCATGCAATAAAAGAGGTGACGGTATGTTAGTGCATTATCAGAGCCGAAAAAACTGAAAATCATCGTCTTTACAACGTGGCTGCGGTGCCTGACAACGTGGCTGCGGTGCCTGTTCTCAGCGATTTGCGTGACATTACGCATCTTCTGCAAGCAACGTGGTTTTTTACCTCTACTCACGTTAGGATCCGTTGTAAAGTCGTTGCATCAGGCGCTATGAGCCAACAGGATGAATAAAAATTGAATGAAATCAATCAAAAGAAAAACAATATGAGCGGACTGGAAGCCCACACGCCCATGATGCAGCAATACCTGCGTCTTAAAGCAGAGAACCCGGAAGTTCTGCTGTTTTACCGTATGGGCGACTTCTACGAACTGTTTTATGACGATGCGAAAC comes from the Enterobacteriaceae bacterium Kacie_13 genome and includes:
- the mltB gene encoding lytic murein transglycosylase B, with protein sequence MRLLAVILPLVLTLSACSSNKPPAQPDGPRNPFSDGRNASTNAAPSGGFLLQAEHTGAVQNGDFAYDPAMNQFVDKMVREHGFDRQQLHDVLAQTKRLGFVLRLMDQQAPSGGPSTVPNGAWNRYRSKFITPDNVQNGVVFWNQYQDALQRAEQVYGVPPEIIVGIIGVETRWGRVMGKTRIIDALATLSFAYPRRAEYFSGELETFLLMSRREGDDPLSLRGSFAGAMGYGQFMPSSYRDYAVDFNGDGHANLWDPIDAIGSVANYFKAHGWTKGAPIAIPATGQAPLLENGFKTKYPLFTLKAAGLSPLGSLGNYQEASLLRLDMGTNYQYWYGLPNFYTITRYNHSVHYAMAVWQLGQAVKAAR